One part of the Bacillus sp. FJAT-45350 genome encodes these proteins:
- a CDS encoding DEAD/DEAH box helicase — MESLKENRVILHGGFLNEETFFIWGERKKQKKYMEYVNFQYPFLYSPAELKLELFRYDEESFYGTFISTDKAMLDVPLLERHFYSPAGEMLIYQANSNDENHLFPIEGITIPIESLATYIELIKTWKSSSDWYVSGDLSGWIEFFEQIQIDISKGAFLPTTDGHWKLRRSDWSAWKKIIPQSGYSLKTQSAHFVKNNQELSLQVVANSICDKLIRDLLHSEQDVKDALINLNNTDDAILSSVVESLDSENTVTGEVDELYLLEELGVLPQSPFKTGIAINEPKTESEEWTLSLFIQDREDPSLFITMEQLKNGDHPWRSNPISKIKQDLSLGTEKVPKLVKLSPTNSEITVTADEVYMFLTEDFQRLQEIGFTIYVPQWMRNIQNQYSVQVNVAKQNEPIDTSIDPLMSWESLTNFQYHVSVGGATLTEEEFTSLVKRKESLVKVRGKWLLWDPKQANKLKQQLDSQKEEPFSFFDALQKHMAADSKPNDVENSVDEEFHIDWQVNWDDKLEKILSMIEQKDIPLVEPPLSLQGTLRPYQQEGYSWLLLMRKIGFGACLADDMGLGKSIQTISYLLKIREVQKQEKKSSVPFLLICPTSLIGNWVHELEQFAPKLRVFIHHGDSRVIENELEEKLTYDVIITSYALAVRDEDIWKSVTWDGLILDEAQQVKNVETKQRKSIKKMSATHRIALTGTPIENRLKELWAMVDFLNHNYLGSYRHFQQMFIKELEGEEKNEKRLTQLQQLISPFLLRRKKSDPTLELQLPDKNEQTHLVGLTIEQATLYQVVVNDLMTQIDNVTDMERRALILSSLTKLKQICNHPAQFLKDGGPLASRSEKWELLMGLLEQIIDNEQKTLIFTQYKEMGTLLKQGLGEWLGKDIPFLHGSLPRKKRDELINLFKESNDHPIFILSLKAGGTGLNLTAANHVIHYDRWWNPAVENQATDRAYRIGQKKHVTVHKMVTKGTLEERIDHMLQQKQQLADQVLGANEQQLSELSQDELRELLELRN, encoded by the coding sequence ATGGAATCGTTAAAGGAAAATAGGGTCATTTTACATGGAGGTTTTCTCAATGAAGAAACCTTCTTTATATGGGGAGAACGAAAAAAGCAAAAAAAATATATGGAATATGTGAATTTTCAATATCCATTTTTATATTCTCCAGCTGAACTAAAGCTTGAACTGTTTCGCTATGATGAAGAGTCCTTTTACGGTACTTTTATATCTACCGACAAAGCCATGCTTGATGTACCATTATTAGAACGACACTTCTATTCTCCGGCTGGAGAAATGCTTATCTATCAAGCGAATTCAAATGACGAAAATCACTTATTCCCTATTGAAGGAATAACCATTCCTATCGAAAGTCTTGCAACCTATATCGAATTAATCAAAACTTGGAAAAGCTCGTCTGATTGGTATGTAAGTGGAGACTTGTCTGGCTGGATTGAGTTCTTTGAACAGATTCAAATTGATATTTCAAAAGGTGCGTTTCTGCCTACAACTGATGGACATTGGAAATTACGAAGAAGCGATTGGTCTGCTTGGAAAAAAATCATTCCTCAGTCAGGCTATTCACTTAAAACACAATCTGCACACTTTGTAAAAAATAATCAAGAGTTATCCTTACAAGTTGTTGCTAATTCTATCTGTGACAAGTTAATTAGAGATTTACTGCATTCAGAGCAAGATGTAAAAGATGCATTAATTAATTTAAATAACACAGATGATGCCATCTTATCTTCAGTAGTAGAATCTCTTGACAGCGAAAATACTGTTACTGGTGAAGTTGATGAATTATATCTACTTGAGGAATTAGGAGTGCTTCCGCAGTCTCCATTTAAAACAGGGATTGCCATTAATGAGCCCAAGACAGAATCAGAAGAATGGACACTTTCCTTGTTTATTCAGGACCGTGAAGATCCGTCCCTTTTCATTACAATGGAACAACTAAAAAATGGAGATCATCCTTGGCGAAGTAACCCTATTTCAAAAATTAAACAAGATCTTAGTTTAGGAACAGAAAAGGTTCCAAAACTAGTAAAGTTATCACCTACTAATTCTGAAATCACTGTGACTGCAGATGAAGTTTACATGTTTTTAACTGAAGATTTCCAACGATTACAAGAGATAGGATTTACGATTTATGTTCCTCAATGGATGCGTAATATTCAAAATCAGTATTCAGTTCAAGTTAATGTAGCTAAACAAAATGAACCGATTGATACAAGTATCGACCCGTTAATGAGTTGGGAAAGTCTTACTAATTTTCAATACCATGTTTCAGTTGGTGGTGCAACATTAACTGAAGAGGAATTTACTTCACTAGTTAAACGAAAAGAATCACTAGTGAAAGTTCGTGGTAAGTGGTTGCTATGGGACCCGAAACAAGCAAATAAGTTGAAACAGCAGCTAGACTCACAGAAAGAGGAACCTTTTTCCTTTTTTGATGCACTTCAAAAACATATGGCTGCTGATTCAAAGCCTAATGATGTCGAAAATAGTGTCGATGAAGAATTTCATATTGATTGGCAAGTGAACTGGGATGACAAGTTAGAAAAGATTCTCTCGATGATTGAACAGAAAGATATTCCGCTCGTGGAACCACCACTATCACTCCAAGGTACTTTAAGACCTTATCAACAAGAAGGGTACTCATGGTTGTTATTAATGAGAAAAATCGGCTTCGGAGCTTGCTTAGCTGATGACATGGGACTAGGAAAATCAATTCAAACGATTTCCTATCTACTTAAGATTAGAGAAGTACAGAAACAAGAAAAGAAAAGCTCTGTTCCATTCTTACTCATATGTCCAACGTCTCTTATCGGAAACTGGGTTCATGAGCTAGAGCAATTTGCTCCTAAATTACGAGTATTTATCCATCACGGTGATAGTCGAGTTATAGAAAATGAACTAGAGGAAAAATTAACTTACGATGTTATCATCACATCCTATGCCCTTGCAGTACGTGACGAAGACATATGGAAATCTGTTACATGGGATGGTCTGATCCTAGATGAAGCACAGCAAGTAAAAAATGTAGAAACAAAGCAACGTAAATCAATAAAGAAAATGAGTGCTACTCATCGAATTGCATTAACTGGTACACCAATTGAAAATCGTCTAAAAGAACTATGGGCAATGGTTGACTTTTTAAATCATAACTATTTAGGCTCATATCGACACTTCCAACAAATGTTCATTAAAGAGCTAGAAGGCGAAGAGAAGAATGAAAAACGTCTCACTCAATTACAACAGCTTATTTCTCCATTTTTATTGAGGCGGAAAAAATCTGATCCAACATTAGAGCTGCAATTGCCTGATAAAAATGAACAAACACATCTTGTTGGCTTAACGATTGAACAGGCAACTCTTTATCAAGTAGTTGTAAATGACTTAATGACCCAAATAGATAACGTAACTGACATGGAACGTCGTGCATTGATATTAAGTAGCCTTACAAAACTAAAACAAATCTGTAACCACCCTGCTCAATTTTTAAAAGATGGCGGACCACTTGCCTCTCGCTCAGAAAAATGGGAATTACTAATGGGCTTACTAGAGCAAATTATAGATAATGAACAAAAAACATTAATCTTCACGCAATATAAAGAAATGGGTACATTATTAAAACAAGGGTTAGGTGAATGGCTCGGAAAGGACATCCCATTTCTCCATGGAAGCCTGCCACGCAAGAAGCGTGATGAGCTAATTAATCTATTTAAAGAAAGTAATGACCATCCGATCTTTATACTTTCATTAAAAGCTGGTGGAACCGGGTTAAATCTTACGGCTGCGAACCATGTTATTCACTATGATAGATGGTGGAACCCTGCTGTAGAAAACCAAGCTACTGACAGAGCTTATCGAATTGGACAAAAGAAACATGTTACCGTACATAAAATGGTAACGAAAGGAACATTAGAGGAAAGAATTGACCATATGCTTCAACAGAAACAACAACTAGCAGACCAAGTGTTAGGTGCAAATGAGCAACAGCTTTCCGAATTATCTCAGGATGAATTACGAGAACTACTAGAACTTAGAAACTAG
- a CDS encoding SWIM zinc finger family protein: MKKQMPNQAKKIEQLLAKYFAKRISDRGYTYFVNDFIREISIEEGKTVQATVSGSESYNVHLDLINFPKSECSCPYDNYCKHMAAVLYYVKDVLMTEDIELIDVKEIQHSIQEELETTVVQVYKILTSSRYLTDAQLKQLSDKTLHSIKQTAEFSYKKTMIGVFYLVNGTLSLAQKFKTSDPFERRFMKFYQYIVTYIEPLLPQVSEESDSRFKEWLSDSLLFYYIDYLEVDHSPWETLLREWIMLEENRNKTQDYYKILSENHKHNKENRSLTYLTSLVALACEDGARSLQLLRVRSNEVTPNDLYYHFKLLQDRNDRDTMKVWFNLFIPSWKNQSLGRLQPFYEQMALNSQDINSQIQAIWKSWLTRPSFQTYQTKIKSYNKDDRKKVLSYILPLLERHHETPFTQQLYIQIVNKEQLYEEGIDFLLKHEKNPLQLSPEKERFLKGVKQHNSAQLLPIYHQFVVRLVEKKSRQHYEEAVEYLIELGHIYNELGKQDRFSDYLEQLKSTYKTYRALLQEMKKLNGIVKGK, translated from the coding sequence TTGAAAAAACAAATGCCGAACCAGGCTAAGAAAATTGAACAATTGTTAGCTAAATACTTTGCCAAGCGGATTTCTGACCGTGGTTACACTTATTTTGTAAATGATTTTATAAGGGAAATTTCGATTGAGGAAGGAAAAACAGTACAAGCAACTGTGTCAGGTTCGGAATCCTATAACGTCCACCTTGACCTAATAAACTTTCCAAAGAGTGAATGTTCTTGCCCTTATGATAATTATTGTAAACACATGGCAGCCGTCTTATATTATGTAAAGGATGTACTGATGACTGAAGATATAGAATTAATTGATGTAAAAGAAATACAACATAGTATCCAGGAAGAACTTGAAACAACTGTCGTACAAGTATATAAAATTTTGACTTCATCACGGTATTTAACAGATGCACAACTTAAACAACTAAGTGATAAAACACTACATTCAATCAAACAAACAGCAGAGTTTAGTTACAAAAAAACAATGATAGGCGTATTTTATTTAGTTAATGGCACTCTTTCGCTAGCACAAAAATTTAAAACGTCGGATCCATTTGAACGACGTTTTATGAAATTCTATCAATACATTGTTACTTATATTGAGCCTCTATTACCACAAGTGTCAGAAGAATCAGACTCGAGATTTAAAGAATGGCTCTCAGATTCATTACTTTTTTATTATATTGACTACCTAGAAGTTGACCATTCTCCTTGGGAAACGCTATTAAGAGAATGGATTATGCTTGAGGAGAATCGAAACAAAACTCAAGACTACTATAAGATACTTTCAGAAAACCATAAACATAATAAAGAAAATCGTTCACTTACCTACTTAACAAGCCTTGTTGCCCTGGCATGTGAGGATGGTGCACGGTCACTACAGCTCTTACGAGTACGTAGTAATGAAGTTACACCAAATGATTTGTATTATCATTTCAAACTCTTACAGGATAGAAACGATAGGGACACCATGAAGGTTTGGTTTAATTTATTTATACCTAGTTGGAAAAATCAGTCTCTAGGAAGGCTACAACCGTTCTATGAACAAATGGCATTAAATTCTCAGGATATAAACTCACAAATTCAAGCAATATGGAAGTCTTGGCTTACAAGACCTTCTTTTCAAACCTATCAAACCAAAATCAAATCATATAACAAAGATGACCGAAAAAAAGTCCTAAGCTATATCTTACCGTTATTAGAACGTCACCATGAAACGCCATTTACACAGCAACTATACATTCAAATAGTAAATAAAGAACAGCTCTATGAAGAAGGAATTGATTTTCTTTTAAAGCATGAGAAAAATCCCTTACAGCTATCACCTGAGAAAGAACGTTTTTTAAAGGGAGTTAAACAACATAATTCCGCTCAATTATTACCTATTTATCATCAATTTGTTGTGAGACTCGTTGAAAAAAAATCGCGTCAGCATTATGAAGAAGCAGTGGAGTATTTAATTGAATTAGGTCATATTTACAATGAATTAGGAAAACAAGACCGCTTTAGTGACTATCTGGAGCAATTAAAATCCACTTATAAAACATACCGTGCATTGTTACAGGAGATGAAAAAGCTTAATGGAATCGTTAAAGGAAAATAG
- a CDS encoding AzlD domain-containing protein, producing MMSTMFLIIAGMAIVTYIPRMLPLVAIDANKIPKRVQGILRNVPYAALGALIFPGILYVNENIWFGIIGGVTAILVALTGANLIFVVLSSIAVLSLYSILF from the coding sequence ATAATGTCTACTATGTTTCTTATCATAGCAGGGATGGCCATTGTCACTTACATACCAAGAATGCTCCCTCTAGTAGCGATAGATGCTAATAAAATTCCAAAACGAGTACAAGGAATTCTTCGAAATGTTCCTTATGCTGCATTAGGAGCCCTTATTTTCCCAGGGATTCTATATGTAAATGAAAATATTTGGTTCGGCATTATCGGTGGAGTGACTGCCATTCTTGTCGCACTAACAGGAGCGAATTTAATTTTCGTTGTCCTTAGTAGCATAGCGGTATTAAGCTTGTACTCCATATTGTTTTAA
- a CDS encoding AzlC family ABC transporter permease: MATTVMSQKTDFQRGLIAGISIAIGYAPAALTFGLLAKATGLSLAEATAMSVFVFAGAAQYMALNLIALGTGAFEIIFTTFIVNIRHLLMSASVSEKVEPDHPFKKALYSFGITDEVFAVTTTQEGQVKSGFIIGVATIAYSSWVLNSALGHMVGSILPQTLQESMAIALYAMFIALLVPSLKKHRKVISLALIAAVLNSLLSMVIPSGWSIIFATLVAAVAIEFFEKKEEE; encoded by the coding sequence ATGGCAACAACAGTAATGAGTCAAAAAACAGATTTTCAACGAGGTTTGATTGCTGGTATTAGTATTGCCATTGGGTACGCACCTGCTGCATTAACCTTTGGTTTACTAGCCAAGGCGACAGGGCTATCATTAGCAGAAGCAACTGCAATGAGCGTATTTGTCTTTGCTGGCGCTGCCCAATATATGGCACTTAACTTAATCGCTCTTGGTACAGGAGCTTTTGAAATTATTTTTACAACATTTATTGTGAACATACGTCATCTACTAATGAGTGCTTCCGTAAGTGAGAAAGTAGAACCTGACCATCCGTTTAAAAAAGCATTGTATTCCTTTGGGATTACTGACGAAGTATTTGCCGTGACTACAACTCAGGAAGGGCAAGTGAAGAGTGGGTTTATCATTGGTGTCGCAACAATTGCTTATAGTAGCTGGGTCCTCAACTCTGCATTAGGTCATATGGTTGGAAGTATTCTCCCTCAAACCTTACAGGAAAGTATGGCAATTGCTTTATATGCAATGTTTATTGCGTTATTAGTTCCTTCCTTAAAAAAGCATCGAAAAGTTATTTCACTTGCACTTATTGCTGCTGTATTAAACTCTCTACTTTCAATGGTTATTCCTAGTGGATGGTCAATCATCTTTGCAACCTTAGTCGCTGCAGTAGCAATTGAATTTTTCGAGAAAAAGGAGGAGGAATAA
- a CDS encoding DUF6154 family protein, translating to MKLVDEIYQMYEHHFTGDEEDAWLVVAGIIEEFDRDDFMNQIDALSDTHLTEMFALYVYEKLREKMAREGLGYTRNVDDGDGNLFH from the coding sequence ATGAAGTTAGTGGACGAAATTTATCAAATGTATGAACATCATTTCACAGGTGATGAGGAAGATGCTTGGCTTGTAGTAGCTGGAATCATAGAAGAGTTTGACCGTGATGATTTTATGAATCAAATCGATGCATTAAGTGATACTCATTTAACTGAAATGTTTGCTTTATATGTCTATGAGAAACTAAGAGAAAAAATGGCAAGAGAGGGTCTTGGTTATACGAGAAATGTAGATGATGGGGACGGAAATTTATTTCATTAA
- a CDS encoding efflux RND transporter permease subunit, translating into MKEVSEQIRLRTEGIPVGNFDDGLNFRDMRLTVDEQVVGESLDLSALGIPSRATQQEGVPSVIVSFDQFIEEKEVELIQRIPHSNGERTVTVRVYPNEGANNLEQQINETVDEYSLADGYTISIGGETEARSDFFIEVGKLFLVVIFLIYIVMAVQFYSLTTPILVMSTVYLALSGAVIGLFITQTGLGFMAMMGLVSLAGIVVRNSIVLIEFIEQRMREGMDLIEAVIESGRARLRPILLTALTAIGALIPIALSGDVLFTPLAVSIISGIFFSTFFTLLIVPALYMWIASKKKNKNVASN; encoded by the coding sequence ATGAAAGAGGTAAGTGAGCAAATTAGACTGAGGACGGAAGGAATACCAGTAGGGAATTTTGATGATGGGCTTAATTTTAGGGATATGAGACTTACTGTCGATGAGCAAGTAGTAGGAGAATCTTTGGATTTATCTGCTCTTGGAATTCCAAGTAGAGCTACTCAACAAGAAGGCGTTCCATCTGTAATTGTGTCCTTTGACCAATTTATAGAGGAAAAAGAAGTGGAATTAATCCAAAGAATTCCTCATTCTAATGGTGAACGTACAGTGACAGTTCGTGTCTATCCAAATGAAGGGGCAAATAACCTCGAACAACAAATTAACGAAACAGTTGATGAGTATTCGCTTGCAGATGGATATACGATCTCGATAGGTGGAGAAACAGAAGCAAGAAGTGATTTCTTTATTGAGGTCGGAAAGCTTTTTCTAGTTGTAATCTTCTTAATTTATATAGTGATGGCTGTTCAATTCTACTCATTAACAACACCTATACTTGTGATGAGCACAGTCTATTTAGCCCTTTCTGGAGCAGTAATTGGATTATTTATTACTCAAACAGGTTTGGGCTTTATGGCAATGATGGGTCTCGTTTCATTAGCTGGTATTGTTGTGAGAAACTCTATTGTGTTAATTGAATTTATTGAACAACGTATGAGAGAAGGAATGGACCTTATCGAGGCTGTTATTGAATCAGGAAGGGCTAGACTTAGACCTATTCTGTTAACTGCCTTAACGGCTATTGGTGCGCTTATTCCAATTGCATTGAGCGGTGATGTTTTGTTTACGCCATTAGCAGTCTCCATCATTTCAGGTATATTCTTTTCAACATTTTTTACCTTATTAATCGTTCCAGCACTTTATATGTGGATTGCTTCAAAAAAGAAAAACAAGAATGTAGCTAGTAACTAA